Proteins from one Syntrophorhabdaceae bacterium genomic window:
- a CDS encoding GAF domain-containing protein: MGTKTDQPNLKPHAVVEKLTSELTQAKEALRSETELRKEAARLTRAILSIQTSIHSAPNFDEVMQTVISEAAAALGSETGAISLPRNGSWVVSHVHGFPKSVVGMEMNDEAEPHAVHAIHAGEIVAVNDAWDDPRVNRRHMINRNVRSVLVVPVMSGQKAIGVCFFNYGTPFLFNEVHLDFARNLAVSISIALDNARLLENLRNEIIEREEAEARLAVNLRTFTKMHALSIKNVGHHGLEPLLQEIMNATIAIMDARKGTLQLMDGNRLRIVAHYNHTPQFLDFFGSAGNVASVCGEATARGERVIVEDVETSPFLAGTSSLAVLRDAGVRAVQSTPLVSRRGDLLGILTTQYGAPHVPDEHSLRRMDMLARLASDMIEHAFAEDALRKSEENYHALFNNMNEVMAIAELLYDEHGNPVDWRVLEVNPAFLRQTDRPVNRIIGLRMSEIYDDRAPLPFLGPFEHVVKTGESIRIERYFAPRRIHLLISAFHLGGSVFGAIMTDITEFKRAEQELRESNRRQREMLEAMPHLVWTCHPDGRADYMGRQWLQFTGSTEADRLDHAWLDHLHPEDVPVVTAIWEEALRNEQACAMEFRIRGHDGSYRWFSTNAVPIRDQKGKLEKWLTSNTDIEDRKQAEAALRKAHYELELRVQERTTELQSAYDSLQLETMERRRLEEQLRQSQKMEALGTLTGGIAHDFNNILAAILGFAEMSLDEVAEGSLLAKNLRYIVKSSFRARDLIRQLLTFSRKTEYKITPLRLTPVIDETVKLLRASIPTTVRLDLKSSAKTDIVFANATGIQQIIMNLVTNGAYAMREKGGTLSIAVADAVIKSGTRHDNPAPGEYVRLTVKDTGIGMDTELTKRIFEPFFTTKKRGEGTGMGLAVAYGIVKSLKGDISVKSIPGIGSTFRVLIPKAAESEEPKVSTAGPIANGKEHILFVDDEETLTAFAKASLERLGYKVTAMTDSMKALGMFSEDPAQFNLVITDQTMPQLTGLHLAEELLKIRGDLPIILCTGYSESVNKEKATAAGIKEFLMKPLARRELGKAVRRALDGKTEP, encoded by the coding sequence ATGGGAACAAAAACCGATCAACCAAACCTGAAGCCTCATGCGGTGGTCGAAAAATTAACCAGCGAGCTCACACAGGCAAAAGAGGCGCTTCGATCCGAGACGGAATTGCGCAAGGAAGCCGCCCGTCTTACCCGGGCCATTCTATCGATTCAGACATCGATACATTCTGCCCCGAACTTTGACGAGGTGATGCAGACGGTCATCTCCGAGGCGGCCGCGGCCCTCGGGAGCGAGACAGGTGCAATATCCCTTCCCAGGAACGGGAGCTGGGTCGTCAGTCACGTGCACGGCTTTCCGAAGAGCGTTGTGGGTATGGAGATGAATGATGAGGCGGAGCCCCACGCCGTCCATGCGATCCACGCTGGTGAGATCGTGGCGGTCAATGATGCGTGGGACGATCCGAGGGTCAATCGCCGGCACATGATCAACCGGAACGTCCGTTCCGTTCTCGTCGTTCCCGTCATGTCAGGGCAGAAGGCCATCGGGGTATGTTTCTTCAACTACGGGACCCCCTTCTTATTTAATGAGGTTCATCTCGATTTCGCGCGAAACCTTGCCGTATCGATCTCGATTGCCCTTGATAACGCAAGGCTCCTCGAAAACCTCCGCAATGAAATTATCGAGCGTGAGGAGGCTGAGGCGCGTCTCGCGGTGAACCTGCGCACTTTCACTAAAATGCATGCCCTGAGCATCAAAAATGTGGGGCACCACGGACTCGAGCCCTTGTTGCAGGAGATCATGAACGCGACGATCGCTATTATGGATGCCCGTAAGGGCACGCTTCAGCTCATGGACGGGAATAGGCTTCGCATTGTGGCTCATTATAACCACACCCCTCAATTCCTCGACTTTTTTGGTTCAGCCGGGAACGTCGCTTCCGTGTGCGGCGAGGCGACCGCAAGAGGAGAACGGGTGATTGTGGAGGACGTGGAGACAAGCCCCTTTTTGGCCGGAACGTCATCACTCGCCGTGCTCAGGGATGCCGGGGTGAGGGCAGTGCAGTCAACGCCTCTCGTGAGCCGCAGAGGAGACCTGCTCGGTATCCTCACCACCCAATACGGTGCTCCTCACGTACCTGACGAGCATAGTCTCAGGCGAATGGACATGCTCGCCCGCCTGGCAAGCGACATGATCGAGCACGCATTCGCGGAGGACGCTCTCCGCAAGAGCGAAGAAAATTATCACGCCCTGTTTAACAACATGAACGAGGTGATGGCAATTGCCGAGCTTCTTTACGATGAGCACGGCAACCCTGTAGATTGGCGTGTGCTGGAGGTAAACCCCGCATTCCTGCGCCAAACCGACAGGCCGGTAAATAGAATTATCGGTCTGCGCATGAGCGAGATATATGACGACCGCGCTCCCCTGCCATTCCTCGGCCCTTTTGAACATGTCGTCAAGACGGGTGAATCGATAAGAATAGAACGGTACTTCGCGCCGCGCCGGATTCATTTGCTCATATCGGCATTTCACTTGGGCGGATCGGTTTTTGGGGCAATCATGACGGATATAACGGAATTCAAGCGAGCAGAGCAGGAGCTCCGGGAGAGCAACAGGCGGCAGCGCGAGATGCTCGAGGCGATGCCGCACCTGGTGTGGACGTGCCATCCTGACGGCCGGGCCGATTACATGGGAAGGCAGTGGCTCCAGTTCACCGGGAGCACCGAGGCAGACCGGTTGGATCATGCCTGGCTTGATCATTTGCATCCCGAAGATGTTCCGGTAGTCACCGCTATCTGGGAAGAAGCGCTCAGGAACGAACAGGCGTGTGCGATGGAATTCCGCATCAGGGGACACGACGGCAGCTACCGGTGGTTTTCGACCAACGCCGTCCCGATTCGCGATCAAAAGGGAAAACTTGAAAAATGGCTGACATCGAATACGGACATTGAGGACCGCAAACAGGCTGAAGCAGCGCTGAGGAAAGCCCATTATGAGCTCGAGCTCCGGGTGCAGGAAAGGACTACGGAGCTGCAAAGCGCCTACGACAGCCTTCAATTGGAGACCATGGAGCGCAGGCGCCTGGAGGAGCAACTCCGGCAGTCTCAGAAGATGGAGGCCTTAGGAACATTGACGGGAGGCATAGCCCATGACTTCAACAACATCCTCGCCGCCATATTGGGATTCGCCGAAATGTCGCTGGATGAGGTGGCCGAAGGCAGCTTACTGGCGAAGAACCTTCGATACATTGTAAAGTCATCATTCAGAGCGCGGGATTTAATCCGACAGTTACTCACCTTCAGCCGTAAGACCGAATATAAGATCACTCCCCTGCGTCTGACCCCCGTTATCGATGAAACGGTTAAATTGCTTCGCGCCTCGATTCCCACCACAGTTCGGCTGGACCTGAAATCGAGCGCCAAGACCGATATCGTTTTCGCCAATGCTACCGGAATACAGCAAATAATCATGAACCTTGTCACTAATGGGGCCTATGCAATGAGAGAAAAGGGCGGCACTTTGAGCATAGCCGTTGCTGATGCCGTAATAAAATCAGGAACACGGCACGATAACCCGGCCCCCGGAGAGTATGTCAGGCTCACGGTGAAGGACACGGGCATAGGGATGGATACGGAGTTGACGAAGAGAATATTCGAGCCCTTCTTTACCACGAAGAAACGAGGGGAGGGGACCGGTATGGGCCTTGCCGTGGCATACGGGATAGTGAAGAGCCTCAAGGGGGATATCAGCGTCAAAAGCATCCCCGGGATAGGCTCGACATTCCGGGTACTCATTCCAAAGGCCGCGGAAAGTGAGGAGCCCAAAGTCTCGACAGCCGGGCCAATCGCTAATGGAAAAGAACACATCCTCTTTGTCGACGATGAAGAAACTTTGACCGCCTTCGCGAAAGCGAGCCTGGAAAGACTTGGTTATAAAGTGACCGCCATGACGGACAGCATGAAGGCCCTCGGGATGTTTTCCGAAGACCCCGCTCAGTTTAATCTCGTGATCACAGACCAGACCATGCCCCAGCTCACCGGATTGCATCTTGCCGAAGAACTCCTCAAGATACGGGGAGATCTGCCGATCATTCTTTGCACCGGCTACAGTGAGAGCGTGAATAAGGAAAAGGCCACGGCAGCGGGAATAAAAGAGTTTCTCATGAAACCGCTGGCCAGACGGGAACTGGGAAAAGCGGTCAGGCGGGCATTGGACGGGAAGACCGAGCCATAA
- a CDS encoding VOC family protein — MARVSTYLNFTRSTEEAFMFYQSVFKTEFSGPIARLKDMPPQPDQPPMAESDKNLVMHIELPILAGHVLMGTDVPESLGFTVSQGNNIYINLEPDTRAETDRLFKALSEGGNIEMALQEMFWGAYFGSLVDRYGIAWMFNCVSKT; from the coding sequence ATGGCAAGAGTCAGCACCTATCTCAATTTCACCCGTTCGACTGAAGAGGCGTTCATGTTCTACCAGTCCGTGTTCAAAACCGAGTTTTCCGGACCGATCGCACGCCTGAAAGATATGCCGCCTCAACCGGATCAGCCTCCTATGGCGGAGTCGGACAAGAACCTCGTGATGCACATCGAATTACCCATTCTGGCCGGACATGTGCTCATGGGAACCGACGTCCCCGAATCTCTCGGATTCACGGTATCCCAGGGCAATAACATCTACATAAACCTCGAGCCCGACACCCGTGCGGAAACCGATCGTCTTTTCAAAGCCCTGTCGGAAGGCGGCAACATAGAAATGGCGCTGCAGGAGATGTTTTGGGGCGCCTATTTCGGCAGTCTTGTCGACCGGTACGGCATTGCCTGGATGTTCAATTGTGTCAGCAAGACCTGA
- a CDS encoding methyltransferase domain-containing protein, with translation MRDDHSLKSVPTRGRTLDHAAFVYDLLEPVLMLGKAAQYNQKIISLLDPAGPDRVLDLGCGTGVLTCAIGERLDHEKGGISIGIDAAAKMINLARKKRESRTCRFEVAAAESLPFESSSFDAVVSSMFFHHVPLDLKKKALAEARRVLKTGGKLVIADMHAPVTVFGSLVSHVSRYFFMQPQIGENIKGLLPRLIEEAGFNPPLPAAMYFGYIAIFVSQKEG, from the coding sequence ATGAGAGATGACCACTCCCTAAAATCGGTTCCCACCAGGGGCAGGACTTTGGATCACGCGGCTTTCGTGTATGATCTCCTTGAACCGGTGCTGATGTTGGGGAAGGCGGCCCAATATAACCAAAAGATCATCTCCCTCCTCGATCCTGCCGGTCCCGACCGGGTCCTCGACCTTGGGTGCGGCACCGGAGTGCTTACGTGCGCCATCGGAGAAAGGCTCGACCATGAAAAAGGCGGTATTTCAATCGGAATTGATGCCGCGGCAAAAATGATCAACCTGGCCCGGAAGAAACGGGAGAGCCGGACGTGCAGGTTCGAGGTCGCCGCGGCAGAGAGCCTGCCTTTTGAGAGCAGTTCTTTCGATGCCGTCGTATCGAGTATGTTCTTTCACCATGTCCCCCTCGATCTGAAGAAGAAAGCCCTCGCGGAAGCCCGGCGTGTTCTGAAGACAGGAGGGAAGCTCGTGATCGCCGACATGCACGCACCTGTCACCGTGTTTGGCTCTCTCGTCTCCCACGTGTCCCGCTATTTTTTCATGCAGCCCCAGATAGGAGAAAACATAAAGGGCTTGTTGCCTCGCCTGATCGAGGAGGCCGGCTTCAACCCGCCCCTTCCGGCCGCTATGTACTTCGGCTATATTGCAATCTTTGTGTCGCAAAAAGAGGGCTGA
- a CDS encoding FtsX-like permease family protein: protein MRSAFLFLIRSGRSTFALSLMVIAAVSTLIFLSSLAVGVNDAMVRNSVGLFSGHILATGLPSDLTPENLKIKGVEHVLKRIHVPGAISFGDKTEAIDMVGIDPISEGKATALAKKIVKGRNIRDGLHEVLVSKAVSDKLGVGVGELLRFAAIGLEGPLALKISGIYDTGISSMDMGLAFCPYSALPLNAYRWSAAVFIRDNATPETIVSSYRRLFGTRYPFTTWRESMPALVQLIDLNYLSMTIVILLVFGVVSLGISCAFVVFIFKSLREYGIMKAMGVTVGEVACLIVIEIVLINFAACLAGGVLGVGAVFFFSHHGIDLSSWTSHNQYFAVSGTIFPRLTVYSLFSPPAACLAFGLVSAIWPALLVASKKAVDILRVM, encoded by the coding sequence GTGAGATCGGCATTCCTTTTTCTGATCCGGTCGGGCAGGTCCACCTTCGCGCTAAGCCTGATGGTGATCGCAGCCGTCTCCACCCTCATATTCCTTTCCTCCCTGGCGGTAGGCGTAAATGACGCCATGGTCCGCAATTCGGTGGGGCTCTTTTCGGGCCACATTCTCGCCACGGGGCTCCCGTCGGACCTGACGCCGGAAAACTTGAAGATAAAAGGGGTAGAGCATGTGCTGAAGAGGATACATGTCCCGGGCGCCATATCCTTTGGAGACAAAACAGAGGCAATCGATATGGTCGGCATCGACCCCATATCCGAGGGCAAGGCGACCGCCCTGGCGAAGAAGATCGTAAAGGGGAGAAACATACGGGATGGTTTGCATGAAGTGCTGGTGAGCAAGGCAGTCTCCGATAAACTTGGAGTCGGGGTGGGCGAACTCCTGAGATTCGCAGCCATTGGTCTCGAAGGGCCTCTCGCCCTTAAAATATCGGGTATATACGACACCGGAATTTCCTCGATGGATATGGGCCTTGCCTTCTGCCCCTACAGTGCCCTTCCGTTAAACGCTTACAGATGGAGCGCCGCGGTCTTTATCCGGGATAATGCGACACCGGAAACTATCGTCTCATCCTACAGGCGGCTCTTCGGCACCCGCTACCCCTTTACCACATGGAGGGAATCGATGCCCGCCCTGGTGCAATTGATCGACCTCAACTATCTTTCCATGACCATTGTCATACTTCTTGTCTTCGGCGTGGTATCGCTCGGCATCTCGTGCGCCTTCGTGGTCTTTATTTTTAAGAGTCTCAGGGAATACGGCATTATGAAAGCCATGGGAGTGACCGTCGGCGAGGTGGCCTGCCTGATCGTCATAGAGATCGTGCTCATTAATTTTGCCGCGTGTCTTGCGGGTGGAGTATTGGGCGTGGGGGCGGTCTTCTTCTTTTCTCACCACGGCATCGATCTGTCTTCCTGGACATCCCATAATCAATATTTCGCCGTCTCAGGAACGATCTTTCCCAGACTGACCGTCTATTCCCTGTTCAGTCCCCCCGCAGCCTGCCTGGCCTTCGGACTCGTTTCAGCCATATGGCCGGCACTCCTTGTGGCCAGTAAAAAGGCCGTGGATATTCTGAGGGTTATGTGA
- a CDS encoding ABC transporter ATP-binding protein — translation MIRVEHISKTFISGRGSVRALSDVSFSAGAGTATAIVGKSGSGKTTLLHCIGGLLLPDEGKVNCFGTELDQLSNRGMSLFQRRNMGFIFQYGNLLSYYSVFDNILFPLALNGMGKKERERRVASLLERIELVGAENALPHELSGGEAQRVAAARAIAHSPQMLLADEPTASLDSETGKNLITLLLEMTKEQKCALVFSTHDPELVNLCDGSFRMRDGRLLEESE, via the coding sequence ATGATCAGGGTCGAGCACATAAGCAAGACCTTCATTTCCGGAAGGGGCAGTGTAAGAGCCCTTTCAGATGTATCCTTTTCCGCGGGGGCCGGGACCGCGACGGCGATAGTCGGTAAATCGGGCTCGGGAAAGACCACCCTCTTACACTGCATAGGGGGCCTCCTGCTTCCCGATGAAGGAAAAGTGAATTGCTTCGGGACTGAGTTAGACCAACTGAGCAACAGGGGCATGAGCCTCTTCCAGCGGCGAAATATGGGGTTTATATTTCAGTATGGCAACTTGCTGTCCTATTATTCCGTCTTCGACAATATTCTATTCCCCCTGGCGCTGAACGGAATGGGTAAGAAAGAGCGGGAAAGACGCGTCGCATCCCTGCTCGAAAGGATCGAGCTGGTCGGGGCTGAAAATGCTCTGCCTCACGAGCTTTCAGGCGGCGAGGCTCAGCGTGTCGCAGCCGCGCGCGCCATAGCCCATTCACCCCAAATGCTCCTCGCCGACGAACCCACGGCCAGCCTCGATTCGGAAACGGGTAAAAACCTGATAACCCTTCTTCTTGAAATGACAAAGGAACAGAAGTGCGCCCTCGTCTTTTCAACCCATGATCCCGAGCTCGTCAATTTGTGCGACGGCTCTTTTCGTATGAGAGACGGAAGGCTTCTCGAGGAGAGCGAATGA
- a CDS encoding alpha/beta fold hydrolase, which yields MIRKRRVKYLLVLIAALFGMIASGLPAAFAEPAGVILLHGKGSSANPLVPLAETLREKGFQVVVPAMPYGAPVWKDTYEENVPIIMREVEALKKQGVTRVFLAGHSLGANVALYVATKITFDGVIAIAAGHVPEAKGYVAQVQDDVARAKKMVSEGRGDEVVMFDDYNQGRKLARKATPRVYLSYVDPEGPAVMPRNAANLKPGTAFFWIVGSRDGMAKRGPSYAFDKAPPNPRSKYLVIESDHFSTPTDGKAEIVEWLKSFEAASTPSGEQK from the coding sequence ATGATAAGAAAAAGAAGGGTGAAATATCTATTGGTCCTTATTGCCGCGCTATTCGGCATGATTGCGTCCGGCCTGCCCGCGGCTTTCGCGGAGCCGGCAGGGGTTATCCTGCTTCACGGGAAAGGGAGCAGCGCCAATCCGCTCGTACCGCTCGCAGAGACCCTGCGGGAAAAGGGTTTTCAAGTGGTCGTTCCCGCCATGCCCTATGGGGCGCCCGTATGGAAGGATACCTATGAAGAGAACGTCCCTATTATTATGAGAGAAGTCGAGGCATTGAAGAAACAGGGGGTAACGCGGGTATTCCTCGCGGGCCACAGCCTCGGAGCCAATGTAGCCCTTTACGTGGCGACAAAGATAACTTTTGATGGAGTAATAGCAATCGCAGCGGGACATGTTCCTGAAGCGAAAGGATATGTCGCGCAGGTGCAGGATGATGTGGCACGGGCGAAGAAGATGGTTTCCGAAGGAAGGGGTGATGAGGTCGTCATGTTCGATGACTACAACCAGGGGCGGAAGCTCGCGAGAAAGGCCACTCCGAGGGTATATCTCAGTTATGTGGACCCCGAAGGCCCGGCGGTCATGCCCAGGAACGCCGCCAACCTGAAACCGGGGACCGCGTTTTTCTGGATAGTGGGCTCGCGGGACGGCATGGCCAAGAGAGGACCGTCCTATGCCTTCGATAAGGCCCCTCCCAATCCCCGGAGTAAGTATCTGGTGATAGAGAGCGATCATTTCAGCACGCCCACGGACGGCAAAGCGGAGATAGTCGAATGGCTGAAGAGCTTCGAGGCGGCTTCGACCCCTTCCGGGGAGCAAAAGTGA
- a CDS encoding 2TM domain-containing protein — protein MSREEAKKRVEARIGFYINLSVYVVVMTVLIIINLTTSPGYYWFKWPLMGWSIALFFQGMATFSGKRLREMKERMIDEEMKKDRP, from the coding sequence ATGAGCCGTGAAGAAGCAAAGAAGAGGGTGGAGGCGAGGATCGGCTTTTATATCAACCTTTCCGTATATGTAGTGGTGATGACCGTCCTCATTATCATAAACCTGACCACCTCGCCTGGTTATTACTGGTTCAAATGGCCGCTCATGGGGTGGAGCATCGCCCTTTTCTTCCAGGGTATGGCGACTTTCTCAGGCAAAAGGCTTCGGGAAATGAAAGAGCGGATGATCGACGAAGAAATGAAAAAGGATAGGCCATGA
- a CDS encoding glycosyl hydrolase 108 family protein, translating to MKDNFEPVLQFILKEEGGYVVDHAGATKMGLTVGLMKALKLDLDGDGDVDSKDVSLVNEDLVRKVFYEQFWAPVGGDALPSGIDLIVCDFAYNAGPRAAKGILGDGDKAACTIRRQLYYWKLREGNPAKYAKYFDGWIGRSLRAWQKAVEMARKDDRLMTLTKEGV from the coding sequence ATGAAAGACAATTTTGAACCGGTCCTCCAATTCATTCTCAAAGAAGAAGGGGGATACGTGGTCGATCACGCGGGGGCAACCAAAATGGGTCTCACCGTGGGACTCATGAAGGCGCTGAAGCTCGATCTCGACGGCGACGGAGACGTGGATTCAAAAGACGTCTCGCTGGTGAACGAGGACCTGGTCCGGAAGGTCTTTTACGAGCAGTTCTGGGCGCCTGTAGGAGGCGATGCCCTCCCGTCAGGGATCGACCTCATTGTCTGTGATTTCGCCTATAATGCGGGACCCCGGGCAGCAAAAGGCATCCTCGGGGACGGCGATAAGGCCGCTTGCACGATCCGGCGGCAGCTCTATTACTGGAAGCTCCGGGAAGGAAATCCTGCAAAGTATGCAAAATATTTCGACGGCTGGATAGGCAGGAGCTTGCGTGCTTGGCAGAAGGCCGTGGAGATGGCCCGGAAGGATGATCGATTAATGACTCTTACAAAGGAGGGAGTATGA